In Saccopteryx leptura isolate mSacLep1 chromosome 9, mSacLep1_pri_phased_curated, whole genome shotgun sequence, the genomic window gcCATTGCCGCAGAGCAGCTTTTTAATCGGAGCGACGAGCATTGCGAGCAGGAGCAGCAGGCGCATGGGGCCCAGCCTTGCCACCCCGTTGCGATGACCAGCGTGGTGAAGACTTTGTACACACTGCAGCCTCCCTCAGCGCTGAGCGGCGGCCCGCCCGCAGACACACAAACTCGAGCCACTTATGAGAGTTTATTACCTGTTAGGTCCAAAGAAGTTGATGTTTTCAGAATTCTTCATTCAGAAGTTTCAGAGAATGATGTTACAAAACTCATCAAAACGCGACAAGAAAATGGGCAGATGAAAGCTGCTGATATAGCCATCAAGCAGAACATCAGAAAGAGCTCTAAACCATTGAGTAAGCAGAAATCAGAGAAAGAGCTCAAGGATAAGAACCAGATCTTAGAGACCGTCAACAATCAGCTGCCCCAGAAGTTGACTGAAACTCAGGGAGAGCCGAAGGACCTGACACAACAGGTGGAGCTGCCGGAGAAGTTTCAGGACAACTGTTTGGCAATTTTGGAGAGCAGGGGCCTCAACTCCGGCAGTGAAGCCCTGGCAGCCAAGCAGGAGTCCAACAGGGATCACACGGACTCTGTGTTGCTGTTAGAAACTTTGCAAGATGAACTGAAGCTTTTTAACGAAACAGCCAAAAAGCAGATGGAGGAGTTACAGGCCTTAAAAGTCCAGTTGAAGATGAAAGAAGAGAGGGCCCGATTCCTGGAACGGCAGACCTTGTGTAACGGTCAGGTACATGACTTGACAGCAGCCCTtgaggaaatggagcagctgttAGAAGATATGTGATGAAAAGCAAGTGGCCAATGGACTCTTTCTTGGGGATTAACTCAGAAGAAGCCACTAAGGACATCTGCTTCTTAACCATGATTTTCTAGGACTCACCATCCCCAGATGTAGTAGGATTAAGGACAGTTTATGCTGGAATGGCGGTTCCTCCATTAAGCAAGTGTTCTCTGAACCTCACATGTACATAATTGAGgtctacgggggggggggggggtgttctggaAGCTTGAATCAACAATAAAGTGACACACTGTTAGAATCAGGAGACTAAACCAATCACAGCCAGAGGATCCAAAAGGAACATTCAGAAATGTGGGAAGAAGCCCTTAATTATAGAGTGGAGCACAGGTGCTGCACAGGAAACATCACTGAGGAGCCATGCAGTCCCCTTCTAATTTGGAACACATTCTGTCCCATCCTGGCTGGCTCTATACCTCATTGTAAATTTATGGACTTAGTTACTTGAAATAGCTTAATAAATGGGGTGATGGTGTAGATAGCAATAACACCTAACTGAAATGTACCATGGAGCTTTTAATCTAAATCACTTctgtgatttatttatatatatatataaataagtgccaatttaaaagagagagagagagaaagagagagagagagagagagagagagaagggtagggggaagagcaggaagtatcaactctcatatgtgccttgaccaggcaagcccaaggtttcaaaccagcgacctcagttttccaggtcaatgctttatccactgtgccaccacaggtcaggcaagcagaAATTTCTTTATATGGCTTTGGCTAGCATAGTCTTGacacacagaggttgctggttcaatccccagttagggcacattcctttctctatctctttctctcccttcctcttttgctaaatcaattaaaaaaataaatttctttatacaataaaaaaagaggcCGGCCTTTACCTATGAGATGAAGTTAAGGATCTAGACATGTAGAAACTATTGAACATTTCCAGGTAGGTCTTTAAACAGAATCACAGAGTTCTTGTGGAGATGGTGGGCAAAGATATTTGAGTAGGGAGGCAAAAGGAGGAGATGTGAGGATGGaccagggagaaggagaaggaaggtgaTGTGATGAGTGTCTATGAGCTGAGGAATGAGGGTAATCTTCAGCAGCTTGAAAAAGGCAAGGGGTAAGTTTGTCTCCAAGAGTCTCAGGAGAGAGCACAGCCCTGAAGACACTCTGATTTCTCCCAGAGAAACTGATTGGAGATTTCAGGATGGAAGACAGAGGAAACTTGGGGGTTATTCATCCAGAGCATCACTAGCAACCTGACACAACATATACATCAGCAAAAAATGTTACATTTCTGAGGAATGAGCATTAAGacctaaaattgtttattttctcaGAGCTGCTTTTGATACTAGGTAAACAACAGTATATTCACTTTAACTTATTTATTCTACtgtacaaacatttatttaaccaAAGTTCAATGTGAAAATATACATGACTCACATTTATAGTGTAGTAAACAGGTGCTGTGGAGAGGCACTTGTAGAGGCAGTTGGTCTCTCTGGTGAACACAGCCATTCCTTATATTTATACTTGTTCCAAGGTTTTTAACTTGATGATACTATTTCCTCATATTACCACCCATTCCAATATTGTTCTGTTGCCCACTAGTTGCCATCTCCacacatttttctattaaaagattcataaagaaaaaaaaaaactccaacccccccccccaaacaagaacaacaaaaaaacaagattcATAAAGGAATCAAATCTTGGCTATATTTCTTGAACATGCCTGCCATTATTTAATTTCAATGATAACTTCTTTtccataattcttttttaattgggaGGGTGAGTTTTGCTCATTGTGGTACTCAGCAAGCTCAAAAATAACCCCaaagcatgcattttttttttgacagagaaagagagagagtcagatagggacagacagacaggaagggagagagatgagaagcatcaatttttcattgtggcattttagttgttcattgattgatttctaaatatgtgccttgaccatgggctacagcagacctagtaaccccttgttcaagccagcaaccttgggtccaagctggtgagctttgctcaaaccagatgaacccatgctcaagctggcgacctcagggtctcgaacctgggtcctcctcatccctttctgacactctatccactgcgccaccacctggtcaggctgcattttatttttaacaacaaagcctgagcattttaatttaaacattgttaattttaaatttacttgctgctttcagagataggaaagaggagagagagagagagagagagagagagagagatatcaatttgCTATTCCCTTTAactatgcattcattagttgaatcttgtatgcaccctgatgGGTGCCCCTAGCATTCTCCGTATCCGAGTACACCTACGCCTTCCTCAACCTCATTCCCACGGGCACAgtatctttacctttctctttcctaagctccaagggccccttcttttcctctgtaacttgtttcctaagcTTGTTTCTTCTACGACTTATTActtctctgtgactttctaataaactttctcttatagttggaagaaaagaaagctttctGTGTAGCTAAAGTTGACCTGAAGAATGTTTCTGGGACCTTGAGATACAGGACACCACTCAAAGGGCTCAAGACACAGTGAAACCTGAAGGTGAGGCTTCCTAATTTCAAGAGGCTTTATAAATTTCAACCTGAGAAAGCTGAGGAAAATATCTGATGAACGTCCCATTCTGCTGTACCAACAAAAAATCATGCCAAATCATGTGAGAGCAGCCATattgtaaggtgaccaattgtcctcctttagggagaacagtcattcttttgtaagttccatcctccctcgaaaagtgtcctcctacatgtcctcctttttgatattggaagactaatctgtaaatgtctgtatttgatcaatgcagagtcgatccgttgcgtgtgatgtgacgtatttgtatttgacatgacgattcgtcaaaGATCAGTACAGTTATACCTATACCAAAGTAAACATTGAAGAGACATTTCACACAATTTCAAAcaatgttttcatcttatttattAACCTGATATACTTATTCTTATTTCAGGCAATACACAAAGATTGGCTCACTACTCCATAACTTAATTGAATTTCTGTCTGGGAAATtggcttgttttgttttcctaaattagttgagattttgtaaaacacgACTTCCCTTTAAAAGTAGGCactactcaattaaaaaaaatgacaccatAATAAGAAAGTTATGTAGTAATAGAGAAGTATGCTTTATTAGAACAAGGTTAAAAGCTGTTTATTGTTTCTTACTACATTTAACTTGGATGAAAAGATCTTTTGTCATTAACATGTAATGAAAAGATTGTtttggtggtggcgcagtggataaagcatagacctgaaaAGATtgttttgttactgatttttttttagttcattagtaaacaattttaaaactttgaaaaaaaaataaaaaggatcagtacagtgcagagagacacgattatgagatgcatgcattCTGCACAGGAGACCCTGAGAGAACACGAGATATACCaagcatgcaaatggctttgtgtacgtcttactgaaacacaacacggcacatacaacattgtacactcatgattatttctttctcagtgaatattcattcgtagacaggtaagcacatttaacattttattaattcattatctatttaataattccaaatacatataatattatttacaagtattttcccaaaatttgagttttaaagtggaaatctaacctcaaaccatatctattaataacacattttgattaaatagttgcataaaacagacatttttaaattagaaaatgataaatacactgaatatcactccaaattactgggttgttttttgtttttttttaagagacagagagagagtcagagagagggatagatagggacagacagacaggaacggagagagatgagaagcatcgatcattagttttttgttgtaacacgttagttgttcattgattgccttctcatatgtgccttgaccgggggacttgctcaagccagcgaccgtgggtccaagctggtgagctctgctcaaaccagatgagcctgcgctcaagctggcgacctcgggggtcttgaacctgggtcctctgcatcccagtccgatgctctatccactgcgcaaccacctggtcaggcagtacttttgtttgatatttagttttactaaatgagtacttttttcttacaattattattaaaaataataggcatgtaagcataattacaatataaaatattacaaatctttatgtatttatcatatatagtgtattattgttgcaatgaataaaatgtttcttttatttacgatattgttttcttcaatttatttttgtcctccttttcattgtaaaaaagttggtcaccttaattttgTGAGATCAGAAATACTCTTCCGTGGAGATGACATTTGATACAAGGGAAGGTGACTGTAGAGAGAAATGTAATGTCTCCAATGAAAACTCCAGAACAcagttgtatggccaggggctgtGACCACCAAGCATGGGGTCATTATTTCTTTTCCCAAAACCACtaactcatccaagtttcctagaatcaaaagtttctagctctccagccttattcacctctgttccccatctccttctctctgcacaaactctgcacaaactggtttctccttcagcactcagctgtcttagctgcttctcctctgtagtgctgatgacaggatctgagaGAGTGTGATCCCCCacatctgcctcattttatagcgtagaaattaaagcctttaagccaatatacaaataaagaagtctctgatacaaagtcacttatctgaggcataaatggggattcctcataagagtgcaccacctcacatcatgcaacagtcaagggtgtgggggaaagcttagttttgaaaagatcttagtattaaaagggtgggaaaggcttagtcttaaaactaagccttaagctataaggaccctgcctgcttacagcctgtcccccacaccccatgcaaactataagcgagcaaacatatgtatcatatttaccaacttatttgacctacagcaAGTGTGGTCTTATTCCTCTTGTCATGGCACCAAGCATGGggtcattatttcttttcctttattttatttttattgtggtaaaatgcaCACAAGTAAAATTTGTCATTGTATCCATTTTTAGGTGCACAATTGGTTGGCATTAAGTATACTCAAAATGTTGTGTATCCATAAGCACTATTTATTTCCAATGTGATTttgtgttttaaacattttaggaTAATCTGGTTGCAAAGACACTGTCTTCAATTGTAAGCAGTAATTAAACCACAGTCATTGCTACTGGTTTGGAACATAACCTACAAAATGATATTGTTTTTAAACACTTCGCCACCAACTGGTTATATAGAACTGGAGCCCTCTTGCCCACTATAAATATATGCAGCCTCTCAATTAGCAATTAAACATCTGGTTTAAAAACAGCACTGAATATTTCTTTGACCATATTATTAATCTGTTAGTGATATCCTTACCTcatctatgagaaataaatgatatCCATTAAGGGCTTTCATGGCTTTGTCCTTTGCACATGAAATAATCAAAGCTTGAGAAACacaatatgtgttttttttcttgactcagtctcaGCTATGTTTTCATCCCTTGGGAGTCGGCCACAAGTTAAGTAATGAGACCTGTCTGCTCCTCCCACAGGCAGAAGTGCTCCTGGCCAATGAGCGTGTGCTACGCCATCCAGCAAACCATCTTAATCATCGCCTTCGGGCCAGACTGACAGGTGTGACATCCTGCAATGCAAATGTCCAGGGTCTCAGAGATACAGGGGGCCCTCCCACAGTGTGGGGCAGCACCAAGAGGTGGAAAAAAGCATACCACACTTTACCTGGTCAAATAACAGGTTTTGAAAACAGTGCTTGGAAAAGGTTTTAAATAAGAATTCtaaatattttgaagttatttttatacCTGTTAAGCAGTGgtggtattcaaataatttaacaaccggttctctgccctaatgaccattttatgtgtaaaaaaatgatatactgaaaggtagtctattatttcatgcatttaatatttaaatacaaacaataaaagaggttaacaaaactagattatgctatgagtttaaaaatattcatgaaaaatattaaataatacctgactgtatagccagaagccagggccaccactacagccgcccggcccatgcaggttcacattggattcggacagtcggtaaagaaacaacggagccaaaaactggtgggccatagtctttaatcctagcttgcacctggcgggcaagtaaaaaacacacactgggctccaaaacccactcacattcagtgctcacaaagctactgacttatccgagtttcctagaatcaaaggtttctagctcaccagccttattcacctctgttccccatctccttccttcttcctgtacaaactctgcacaaactggcttctcactcaacactccaccatcttggctgcttctcctggcctactccatatggcctccttctgctctctgctctgctctctcctctaatgataatctcaggaaccaagagcgagcaaactcccgttctgcccccactttatagtgtagcttcacaacctttaatccaatatacaaatagggaagtctctaatacaaagtcacttatcggggcatgatgggattgtaccaccccacattgaaaagggtgggaaaggcttaatccccaaaccaagtcccaggctacaaggatcctgcctgcccacagccggcccccaacacacattaatatcacctgggcaacagcctccacgtgggcagcgccatctttaacaaagtgagcataatacattttatctgcccaacactgacaaaaacaataaaactgttatttaaggtatttccatatacaaaaaagatatttccatattgcttcttgattggcgtcctcacttgcaattttttttcacctatggacggaatgaacattactaccggtgcttagaatacactgttgcacagatgaatgttaaaaaagagtaagcaggccctggccggttggctcagtggtaaagcatcggcctggcgtgcaggagtcctgggtttgattcccggccagggcacacaggagaagcgcccatctgcttctccacccctccccctctccttcctctctgtctctctcttcccctcccaaagctgaggctccattggagccaagttggcctgggcgctgaagatggctctgtggcctctgcctcaggcgctagaatggctctggttgcaacagagcaatgccccagatgggcggagcatcaccccctggtgggcatgcgggggtggaggggtggggggagggtcctagtcaggcgcatgcaggagtctgtctgactgcctccccctccccgtttccaacttcagaaaaaaacaacaacaaaaaaagactaaGCAATGTACATTTGTGATTTGCACaatgggcggctgcccaggcgcctaccttagaaagaaccctgattacaagtgccattttaacaactggttcgccaaactcaacaaaaaactagatttcaattctgctgaactggtgcaaatgggctgaatcccaccatcGTTGTTAGGCTGAATAATGACCACCAAAGAT contains:
- the LOC136380843 gene encoding small kinetochore-associated protein-like, whose protein sequence is MTSVVKTLYTLQPPSALSGGPPADTQTRATYESLLPVRSKEVDVFRILHSEVSENDVTKLIKTRQENGQMKAADIAIKQNIRKSSKPLSKQKSEKELKDKNQILETVNNQLPQKLTETQGEPKDLTQQVELPEKFQDNCLAILESRGLNSGSEALAAKQESNRDHTDSVLLLETLQDELKLFNETAKKQMEELQALKVQLKMKEERARFLERQTLCNGQVHDLTAALEEMEQLLEDM